A section of the Microbacterium forte genome encodes:
- a CDS encoding DUF4229 domain-containing protein, which produces MKNRAPFLVYTVLRLLAFLVPLAIMWFFFPIFREYWWLAAIFAALIGMSISMLFLRRPLTDASARIVERRGGRSSAEQDDADAEDEAIDGPRRHDSGSTESTPRG; this is translated from the coding sequence GTGAAGAACCGTGCACCTTTCCTCGTCTACACCGTGCTGCGTCTGCTGGCCTTCCTCGTGCCGCTGGCGATCATGTGGTTCTTCTTCCCGATCTTCCGCGAGTACTGGTGGCTCGCCGCGATCTTCGCCGCCCTCATCGGCATGAGCATCTCGATGCTGTTCCTGCGCCGACCTCTCACCGATGCCTCAGCGCGGATCGTCGAGCGTCGCGGAGGCCGCAGCTCCGCCGAGCAGGACGATGCGGATGCCGAGGATGAGGCGATCGACGGTCCCAGGCGCCACGACTCCGGAAGCACCGAGTCGACGCCGCGCGGCTGA
- a CDS encoding Lrp/AsnC family transcriptional regulator — protein sequence MDDSVDRAILAEISRDGRATLSQLSDAVGLSVSAVQSRLRRLETRGVITGYRAILDPELVGTPLSAFIEITPLDPAQPDNAPELLEHLDAIEACHSIAGDASYMLFVRVASPRALEELVRDIRLAANVSTRTTVVLQTYYEHRPIISVAPDA from the coding sequence ATGGATGACTCCGTCGACCGCGCGATCCTGGCCGAGATCTCACGAGACGGGCGTGCGACGCTGTCTCAGCTCTCCGACGCCGTCGGGCTCTCCGTCTCGGCCGTCCAGTCGCGACTCCGCCGCCTGGAGACCAGAGGCGTCATCACCGGCTACCGTGCGATCCTCGACCCCGAGCTGGTCGGCACCCCTCTCTCGGCGTTCATCGAGATCACCCCTCTCGACCCGGCCCAGCCCGACAACGCCCCCGAGCTTCTCGAGCACCTCGACGCGATCGAGGCGTGCCATTCGATCGCCGGCGACGCCAGCTACATGCTGTTCGTGCGGGTCGCATCGCCGCGTGCGCTGGAAGAGCTCGTGCGCGACATCCGCCTCGCGGCGAACGTCAGCACCCGCACGACGGTCGTGCTGCAGACCTACTACGAGCACCGGCCGATCATCTCGGTCGCCCCCGACGCCTGA
- a CDS encoding dihydrofolate reductase family protein → MMAVRVDLNVSLDGFATTTDQTPENPFGDDWPRLVAAYAATRTFRSRVLGDDSGAGTTGVDEKYAHAYFEGIGAEIMGAGMFGLHQFPDDPQWRGWWGDEPPFEVPVFVLTHTARDSIEFVNGTVFHFVAGSPEEVLPRALDAANGGDVRIGGGIDVVRQFLGAGLVDRVHLAVNPLVLGRGERIWDGLRGIENGYDVESEVAESGVTHLTFHRG, encoded by the coding sequence ATCATGGCCGTCCGCGTCGATCTCAACGTCTCCCTCGACGGATTCGCGACCACCACCGACCAGACACCGGAGAACCCCTTCGGCGACGACTGGCCGCGTCTGGTCGCTGCCTACGCCGCGACGCGGACGTTCCGCAGCCGCGTGCTCGGTGACGACTCAGGAGCAGGCACGACCGGAGTCGACGAGAAGTACGCCCACGCCTACTTCGAGGGGATCGGCGCCGAGATCATGGGCGCCGGGATGTTCGGCCTGCACCAGTTCCCGGACGATCCGCAGTGGCGCGGCTGGTGGGGCGATGAACCGCCGTTCGAGGTGCCGGTCTTCGTTCTCACCCATACTGCGCGCGACTCGATCGAGTTCGTGAACGGCACCGTCTTCCACTTCGTCGCCGGGAGCCCGGAAGAGGTGCTGCCGCGTGCTCTGGACGCCGCGAACGGGGGCGATGTGCGCATCGGCGGCGGTATCGACGTGGTGCGGCAGTTCCTCGGGGCGGGACTGGTCGATCGGGTGCACCTCGCGGTGAACCCTCTCGTGCTCGGCCGGGGCGAGCGCATCTGGGACGGTCTGCGCGGGATCGAGAACGGCTACGACGTCGAGTCCGAGGTCGCCGAGTCGGGAGTCACGCATCTGACCTTCCACCGGGGCTGA
- a CDS encoding 1,4-dihydroxy-2-naphthoate polyprenyltransferase, translating to MAASSKRKKNQTRVSGNPAKRASGNPASQAVIDAGPVTLGDWIGAARLRTLPLAVAPVVIGTGAARSTGPEFHWVIALACLAVAVLLQIGVNFANDYSDGIRGTDAVRVGPARLTASGRVKPRTVLVAALVFFALAAAVGVAIVIRTEQWWMLAIGAACIIAAWFYTGGKRPYGYNALGEVFVFIFFGLVATLGTTWVQVFELPQQAWLGAIAAGLFACAVLLANNLRDIDQDRVVGKRTLTVLIGKRATQVLFTLFVIVPFGILVLIALLYPIAWIGLLALLAGLPAILIVWTYRQAKELVTALALTSLTALLYAGAFFWALAG from the coding sequence GTGGCAGCATCCTCGAAGCGCAAGAAGAACCAGACCCGTGTGAGCGGCAATCCCGCGAAGCGGGCGAGCGGCAACCCCGCGAGCCAGGCCGTCATCGACGCCGGGCCCGTGACGTTGGGCGACTGGATCGGCGCCGCCCGTCTGCGCACGCTGCCGCTCGCCGTCGCCCCGGTCGTCATCGGCACAGGCGCCGCACGCAGCACCGGTCCGGAGTTCCACTGGGTGATCGCCCTGGCGTGCCTCGCGGTCGCCGTGCTGCTGCAGATCGGCGTCAACTTCGCGAACGACTACAGCGACGGCATCCGCGGCACGGACGCCGTGCGTGTGGGGCCGGCTCGACTGACGGCATCCGGTCGGGTGAAGCCGCGCACCGTGCTCGTCGCGGCTCTCGTGTTCTTCGCGCTCGCCGCGGCGGTCGGCGTCGCGATCGTCATCCGCACCGAGCAGTGGTGGATGCTGGCGATCGGTGCGGCCTGCATCATCGCCGCCTGGTTCTACACCGGCGGCAAGCGACCCTATGGATACAACGCGCTCGGCGAGGTGTTCGTCTTCATCTTCTTCGGACTCGTCGCGACCCTCGGCACCACGTGGGTGCAGGTCTTCGAGCTGCCGCAGCAGGCGTGGCTCGGAGCGATCGCCGCCGGTCTCTTCGCCTGTGCTGTGCTGCTCGCCAACAACCTGCGCGACATCGACCAGGATCGCGTGGTCGGCAAGCGCACCCTGACGGTGCTGATCGGCAAGCGGGCGACCCAGGTGCTGTTCACTCTGTTCGTGATCGTGCCCTTCGGCATCCTCGTGCTGATCGCGCTGCTGTACCCGATCGCGTGGATCGGTCTGCTCGCGCTGCTCGCCGGACTCCCTGCCATCCTCATCGTCTGGACCTACCGCCAGGCGAAGGAGCTGGTCACGGCACTGGCCCTGACATCGCTGACCGCACTCCTCTACGCCGGCGCGTTCTTCTGGGCGCTCGCCGGCTGA
- a CDS encoding DUF6421 family protein gives MSIISANSSAAQAIVGEPEVVEDASTAESSAAWAQLKDAAIAIREMQIKDGSIPDAAHHAAARDLVGAVTAGIRALAPAFPHDAEYLAASIVDFDRWVSEGFGVPDFLDSLMAFQPQQHRVDGIRHLVVFPMYTQNGSSDRLVEALIVETIWPEFIAALEAGDYGNKLFVSLRLVDFTPGYDTNSAVLFPETVAMREIPSFTWGAIFQDREAARYRRVTRAAAEITKLELPERAAAMLDDQALTERAFVMWDIIHDRTHMRGDLPFDPFMIKQRMPFFLYSLEELRCDLTAFRESVNIERSLRARAEAGESLSDSEHEMLDHADLVQYAVIFDRIFRFAITGSRVRNYDGLGGQLLFAWLHQRGVLHWTDTALAFDWAAVPDAVVALGDAIDELYWRSIDRPKTAHWLAAYDLVRSVLTPNPASRWARGLPDEILAGAPKGFTDAVLDDEFPLSMFFEALDKKMKPVIESTVGIRGTDD, from the coding sequence ATGTCCATCATTTCCGCCAACAGCTCCGCTGCACAGGCCATCGTCGGCGAACCCGAGGTCGTCGAAGACGCATCGACCGCGGAATCCTCCGCGGCGTGGGCGCAGCTCAAGGACGCGGCGATCGCGATCCGCGAGATGCAGATCAAGGACGGCTCGATCCCGGATGCTGCGCACCACGCCGCAGCCCGCGATCTCGTCGGGGCGGTCACCGCCGGCATCCGCGCCCTCGCCCCGGCCTTCCCGCACGACGCCGAGTACCTCGCCGCGTCGATCGTCGATTTCGACCGCTGGGTCTCCGAAGGATTCGGCGTGCCGGACTTCTTGGATTCGCTCATGGCTTTCCAGCCTCAGCAGCACCGGGTCGACGGCATCCGTCATCTGGTCGTCTTCCCGATGTACACACAGAACGGCTCGAGCGATCGCCTCGTCGAGGCGCTCATCGTCGAGACCATCTGGCCCGAGTTCATCGCGGCCCTCGAGGCCGGCGACTACGGCAACAAGCTGTTCGTCTCGCTGCGGCTCGTCGACTTCACGCCCGGGTACGACACGAACTCGGCCGTGCTGTTCCCCGAGACCGTCGCGATGCGCGAGATCCCCTCGTTCACGTGGGGCGCGATCTTCCAGGACCGTGAGGCCGCCCGCTACCGTCGGGTCACCCGCGCGGCTGCCGAGATCACCAAGCTCGAGCTTCCCGAGCGCGCCGCCGCGATGCTCGACGACCAGGCGCTGACCGAGCGCGCGTTCGTGATGTGGGACATCATCCACGACCGCACCCACATGCGCGGCGACCTGCCGTTCGACCCGTTCATGATCAAGCAGCGGATGCCGTTCTTCCTCTACTCGCTCGAAGAGCTGCGGTGCGACCTGACCGCGTTCCGCGAGTCGGTGAACATCGAGCGGTCCCTGCGTGCGCGTGCCGAGGCCGGCGAGAGCCTCTCCGACTCCGAGCACGAGATGCTCGACCACGCGGACCTCGTGCAGTACGCCGTGATCTTCGACCGGATCTTCCGCTTCGCGATCACGGGATCGCGTGTGCGCAACTACGACGGTCTCGGTGGACAGCTGCTGTTCGCCTGGCTGCACCAGCGCGGCGTGCTGCACTGGACCGACACCGCCCTCGCGTTCGACTGGGCTGCCGTGCCCGATGCGGTCGTCGCCCTCGGCGATGCGATCGACGAGCTCTACTGGCGCTCGATCGATCGCCCGAAGACGGCTCACTGGCTGGCCGCCTACGATCTCGTCCGTTCCGTGCTCACCCCGAACCCCGCCTCGCGTTGGGCCCGCGGTCTTCCGGACGAGATCCTCGCCGGCGCCCCGAAGGGTTTCACCGACGCGGTGCTGGACGACGAGTTCCCCCTCTCCATGTTCTTCGAAGCCCTCGACAAGAAGATGAAGCCGGTCATCGAGTCGACCGTCGGCATCCGGGGCACCGACGACTGA
- a CDS encoding polysialyltransferase family glycosyltransferase has product MTQLFAVHSAYGLATAAAALDGGLLGDHGERILVPFVSSRVPETSVSIAADPALASLRDRFDRIEDLDAMLGPLHPSSWKPHASDLPLLRRLLLRAWNIDPGDLELLVQSPQIAPARTLMLLFPHARLTIIGDGLMTYSPMRVRMPHTVTARIGRVVHADVVPGLTPLVGAPTATPVPVSPDLFRAVLCETAAAVDDTAELDSALDGESTVLVLGQYLSALGLVSEGEEIALQKEMIDRAASRRPQHIVFKPHPAAPPRLSDALRDRARVHGIDFREYRGALAAEMLAERIDATAVIAGFSTALPTVQALFGREIDAVGADTVLARLTPYENSNRVPATIVDALTRADSPYRDPERMQLLIDAVGYAMQPVVAGHLRGRAEQLLSGIRPSDRDRYFAPERLAELRLPGAPRETAVRRALRPVGGIGRVEQARLTVLAARRRLARAWRVLRGR; this is encoded by the coding sequence ATGACGCAGCTCTTCGCGGTGCACAGCGCCTACGGGCTGGCCACCGCAGCCGCAGCGCTCGACGGCGGATTGCTCGGCGACCACGGTGAGCGCATCCTCGTTCCGTTCGTGTCGTCGCGAGTGCCCGAGACATCGGTGAGCATCGCCGCCGACCCCGCACTGGCGAGCCTCCGCGACAGGTTCGACCGCATCGAAGATCTCGACGCGATGCTCGGCCCCCTGCATCCGAGCTCGTGGAAGCCCCATGCTTCGGACCTGCCGCTGCTGCGCCGCCTGCTGCTCCGGGCGTGGAACATCGACCCCGGCGACCTCGAACTGCTCGTGCAGAGCCCGCAGATCGCCCCGGCGCGCACCCTGATGCTGCTCTTCCCGCACGCGCGACTCACGATCATCGGCGACGGGCTGATGACGTACTCGCCGATGCGGGTGCGGATGCCGCACACGGTGACTGCTCGGATCGGTCGCGTCGTGCACGCCGACGTGGTGCCGGGACTGACACCGCTGGTGGGTGCGCCCACCGCGACGCCGGTGCCGGTCTCACCCGACCTGTTCCGCGCGGTGCTCTGCGAGACCGCCGCGGCGGTCGACGACACGGCAGAGCTCGACAGCGCTCTCGATGGGGAGTCGACCGTGCTCGTGCTCGGGCAGTACCTCTCGGCTCTCGGACTGGTCAGCGAGGGCGAGGAGATCGCGCTGCAGAAGGAGATGATCGACCGCGCGGCGAGCCGGCGACCGCAGCACATCGTCTTCAAACCGCACCCCGCCGCCCCGCCTCGACTGAGCGACGCTCTGCGCGACCGGGCACGGGTGCACGGCATCGACTTCCGCGAGTACCGCGGCGCGCTCGCCGCAGAGATGCTGGCCGAACGCATCGACGCGACAGCCGTCATCGCCGGGTTCTCGACCGCCCTGCCGACCGTGCAGGCGCTGTTCGGCCGCGAGATCGATGCGGTCGGGGCAGACACCGTGCTGGCGCGGCTGACTCCGTATGAGAACAGCAACCGAGTGCCGGCGACGATCGTCGATGCGCTCACCCGCGCAGACTCCCCGTATCGCGACCCCGAGCGCATGCAGCTGCTGATCGACGCGGTCGGCTATGCCATGCAGCCCGTCGTCGCCGGGCACCTCCGCGGTCGGGCCGAGCAGCTGCTCAGCGGCATCCGTCCCTCTGATCGAGATCGGTACTTCGCCCCCGAGAGGCTGGCCGAGCTGCGCCTCCCGGGAGCCCCGCGCGAGACGGCCGTGCGTCGAGCGCTGCGCCCGGTCGGCGGCATCGGCCGGGTCGAACAGGCGAGGCTCACAGTGCTCGCAGCGCGGCGCAGACTCGCCCGCGCATGGCGGGTGCTCAGAGGGCGATGA
- a CDS encoding SDR family NAD(P)-dependent oxidoreductase, which translates to MSVTDRTVLLAGATSPSGLALARALVDAGARVIATGRSAERLQSLRSIGAQVEVADATSLEAMTELASRLDTVDAVIPLVGGWRGGGGLAGQSDDDFRALLPALDAVRATSRAFDGALRASDAGRFAIVSSTAVGRPLAGGANYAAVKAASEAWTRAVAQGFAKAAGDAGEPLRAASVVFRAKALDPESLAPRVLALWDGDAADLNDQILTLD; encoded by the coding sequence ATGAGCGTCACCGACAGAACCGTCCTCCTCGCCGGAGCCACCAGCCCTTCGGGACTCGCGCTCGCTCGGGCACTCGTCGACGCCGGGGCGCGGGTGATCGCCACCGGTCGCTCCGCCGAGCGGCTGCAATCGCTGCGGTCGATCGGAGCCCAGGTCGAGGTGGCTGACGCGACCTCACTGGAGGCGATGACGGAGCTGGCCTCACGGCTCGACACGGTTGACGCGGTGATCCCGCTGGTCGGCGGCTGGCGCGGCGGCGGCGGGCTCGCCGGGCAGTCCGATGACGACTTCCGCGCCCTCCTGCCGGCGCTCGATGCGGTGCGCGCGACCAGCCGGGCGTTCGACGGTGCACTGCGTGCGTCGGATGCCGGACGTTTCGCGATCGTCTCGTCCACCGCCGTGGGGCGCCCTCTGGCGGGCGGTGCGAACTACGCGGCCGTCAAGGCGGCGAGCGAGGCGTGGACACGCGCCGTGGCTCAGGGCTTCGCCAAGGCGGCCGGGGATGCCGGGGAGCCGCTGCGCGCGGCATCCGTCGTGTTCCGGGCGAAGGCGCTCGACCCCGAGTCACTCGCACCGCGTGTGCTGGCCCTGTGGGACGGCGACGCCGCCGATCTCAACGACCAGATCCTCACGCTCGACTGA
- a CDS encoding DUF4287 domain-containing protein, with protein sequence MSFQAYLDKVETQTGLTPRQFIALAKEQGFDESTKSTVVLNWLKQDYGLGHGHAQAMVHVILKGPKISDKHVGKGGAHGDASDTLWLDGKDSNPNP encoded by the coding sequence ATGTCCTTCCAGGCATACCTCGACAAGGTCGAGACCCAGACCGGCCTCACGCCTCGCCAGTTCATCGCACTCGCCAAGGAGCAGGGGTTCGACGAGTCGACCAAGTCGACCGTGGTCCTCAACTGGCTCAAGCAGGACTACGGCCTCGGCCACGGCCATGCGCAGGCGATGGTGCACGTGATCCTCAAGGGCCCGAAGATCAGCGACAAGCACGTCGGCAAGGGCGGAGCGCACGGTGACGCGTCCGACACCCTCTGGCTCGACGGCAAAGACAGCAACCCGAACCCCTGA
- a CDS encoding cytidylyltransferase domain-containing protein: MTGDDGEGTSDMSAEQQTAAAGRVVAIIPARGGSKGVPRKNLRRVGGVPLIERAVRTASETDGIDLVVVSTDDDEIAAVSEAAGARVVRRPADISGDTASSESAILHALDVLEGEGEPAEVIAFLQATSPFIAQDALSSAVREVRERRADSVFAAHETYGFLWSRGRRGESSGEGRADAGEAVALNHDAAHRPRRQDREPHFRETGAFYVFRADGFREARHRFFGRIRIAEVPEWTAIEIDDEQQLRIARALAALHESPERVPVRAIVTDFDGVHTDDTATVDADGVERVRVSREDGMGVSLLRRAGIPMLILSTEVNAVVRARAEKLRVPVLHGIDDKESALRGWAEEVGIPLADIAYLGNDVNDLPALRIVGWPVAVADAHPLVLEAARVVLSRAGGHGAVRELIERVLPA, from the coding sequence ATGACGGGCGACGACGGCGAGGGGACGAGCGACATGAGCGCGGAACAGCAGACGGCAGCAGCGGGCAGGGTCGTCGCGATCATCCCGGCGCGAGGCGGGTCTAAGGGCGTGCCGCGCAAGAACCTGCGACGCGTCGGCGGGGTGCCGCTCATCGAACGGGCCGTGCGCACCGCGTCGGAGACCGACGGCATCGACCTCGTCGTCGTCTCGACCGATGACGATGAGATCGCCGCGGTGAGCGAGGCAGCCGGGGCGAGAGTCGTGCGGCGACCGGCGGACATCTCCGGCGACACGGCCTCGTCGGAGTCCGCGATCCTGCATGCGCTCGACGTGCTCGAAGGCGAGGGGGAGCCGGCCGAGGTGATCGCGTTCCTGCAGGCGACCTCGCCGTTCATCGCCCAGGACGCCCTGTCGAGTGCGGTGCGCGAGGTGCGCGAGCGCAGGGCAGACAGCGTGTTCGCCGCCCACGAGACCTATGGATTCCTGTGGTCGCGCGGCCGCCGAGGAGAATCGAGCGGCGAAGGGCGAGCGGATGCCGGCGAGGCCGTCGCACTCAACCACGATGCCGCGCATCGCCCGCGGCGTCAGGATCGCGAGCCGCACTTCCGCGAGACGGGGGCGTTCTACGTGTTCCGCGCCGACGGCTTCCGCGAGGCGAGGCATCGCTTCTTCGGCCGCATCCGCATCGCCGAGGTGCCCGAGTGGACGGCGATCGAAATCGACGACGAACAGCAGCTGCGCATCGCCCGCGCGCTCGCCGCCCTCCACGAGAGCCCTGAGCGGGTGCCGGTGCGAGCGATCGTCACCGATTTCGATGGGGTGCACACCGACGACACCGCGACCGTCGACGCCGACGGCGTCGAACGCGTGCGGGTGAGCCGCGAGGACGGCATGGGGGTGTCGTTGCTGCGGCGCGCCGGCATCCCGATGCTCATCCTCTCGACCGAGGTCAACGCCGTCGTGCGCGCTCGGGCAGAGAAACTCCGCGTGCCGGTGCTGCACGGCATCGACGACAAGGAGTCGGCGCTGCGGGGGTGGGCGGAGGAGGTCGGCATCCCGCTCGCCGACATCGCGTACCTCGGCAACGACGTCAACGATCTCCCGGCCCTGCGCATCGTCGGCTGGCCGGTCGCGGTGGCCGACGCGCATCCCCTCGTGCTGGAGGCGGCCCGTGTCGTGCTGAGCCGCGCCGGCGGACATGGTGCCGTCCGCGAGCTGATCGAACGGGTGTTGCCCGCCTGA
- a CDS encoding MFS transporter — MERTAAKTAFANVLVNTLIANVTTSFLWFALTFWVYIETQSVLATGIIGGAYMLFVAFFAMIFGTIVDRNRKHTVMLLSSVISAVAFLIAGVLYVWQPESALLDLGGPWFWLFSAIILFGGVIEQLRNIALSTTVTLLVPEDRRANANGLVGTVQGLAFLVTSVFSGLSIGFLGMGWTLAIAIGAMVLTFVHLLFIRIPEGAPHPDPDAKSALDFRGSVAAIRLAPGLFALIIFSTFNNLIGGVYMALMDPYGLTLFDAQMWGFALAFASTGFLIGGGLVAKFGLGAKPMRTLLLVVIAMGILGSLFMLREWWPLYVIGMWIYMALVPPVEAAEQTIIQKVVRYDRQGRVFGVAAAMEAAAAPITAFLIAPIAEFLIIPYMKTSEGQQQWEWLLGTGDARGIALICLFAGIIMVVAATLAFFTKSYRKLTELYANAPEQDPNGEDAVEDGDASDAAGADAVANRSVDDRIADSPPPLRGLPPEVPDARR; from the coding sequence ATGGAGCGCACCGCAGCGAAGACGGCCTTCGCGAACGTCCTCGTCAACACGCTCATCGCGAACGTGACGACGAGCTTCCTGTGGTTCGCGCTGACGTTCTGGGTGTACATCGAGACGCAGTCGGTGCTCGCGACCGGCATCATCGGCGGCGCCTACATGCTGTTCGTCGCCTTCTTCGCGATGATCTTCGGCACGATCGTCGATCGCAACCGCAAGCACACGGTGATGCTGCTCTCGAGCGTCATCTCGGCGGTCGCGTTCCTGATTGCGGGGGTGCTCTACGTCTGGCAGCCCGAGTCGGCGCTGCTCGACCTCGGCGGCCCGTGGTTCTGGCTGTTCTCGGCGATCATCCTGTTCGGCGGGGTCATCGAGCAGCTGCGCAACATCGCGCTCTCGACCACGGTCACGCTGCTGGTGCCCGAAGACCGGCGGGCCAACGCCAACGGCCTCGTCGGCACGGTGCAGGGGCTGGCCTTCCTCGTGACGAGCGTGTTCTCGGGGCTCTCGATCGGCTTCCTCGGCATGGGGTGGACTCTGGCGATCGCGATCGGCGCGATGGTGCTGACGTTCGTGCACCTGCTCTTCATCCGCATCCCCGAGGGGGCACCGCACCCCGACCCCGACGCCAAGAGCGCACTCGACTTCCGCGGCAGCGTGGCGGCCATCAGGCTGGCGCCCGGGCTGTTCGCGCTGATCATCTTCTCGACCTTCAACAACCTCATCGGCGGCGTGTACATGGCGCTGATGGACCCCTACGGTCTCACCCTCTTCGACGCCCAGATGTGGGGGTTCGCTCTCGCGTTCGCGTCGACCGGGTTCCTGATCGGCGGCGGGCTCGTGGCGAAGTTCGGCCTCGGCGCGAAGCCGATGCGCACGCTGCTGCTGGTCGTGATCGCGATGGGCATCCTCGGCTCGCTCTTCATGCTGCGCGAGTGGTGGCCGCTCTATGTGATCGGCATGTGGATCTACATGGCTCTCGTGCCTCCCGTCGAGGCGGCGGAGCAGACGATCATCCAGAAGGTGGTCCGCTACGACCGGCAGGGGCGCGTGTTCGGCGTCGCCGCCGCGATGGAGGCCGCAGCCGCCCCCATCACGGCGTTCCTGATCGCGCCGATCGCCGAGTTCCTGATCATCCCGTACATGAAGACCTCCGAGGGGCAGCAGCAGTGGGAGTGGCTGCTCGGCACGGGGGATGCTCGGGGCATAGCGCTGATCTGCCTGTTCGCGGGCATCATCATGGTGGTGGCTGCCACACTCGCGTTCTTCACGAAGTCGTATCGCAAGCTCACCGAGCTCTATGCGAACGCCCCGGAGCAGGATCCGAACGGCGAGGATGCTGTGGAGGACGGCGATGCCAGCGACGCTGCAGGGGCAGACGCGGTCGCGAATCGCAGCGTCGACGACCGCATCGCAGATTCCCCGCCGCCGCTGCGGGGGCTGCCGCCCGAAGTGCCCGACGCGCGTCGCTAG
- a CDS encoding glycosyltransferase family 2 protein — MRTPLVTVILPAKDAGAYIGTTLETLTRQFDDPASLKLVAIDDGSRDDTGTLMRRYAERFPHAEVIVNPRPKGLASARNQGLEHVEGDAFCFLDGDDWMQPQRLSVLARRLNELGCDFLRTDHVTVKTGVRTLVPAPYPWRETVGSPREAILPDDEPTMVDYPFAWAGIMHRRLIDQGLAGFTPGLFTAEDRPWIWRLHLQARSFAVVDAPALLYRRGVSTSLTQVRDRRQLDFVRAMGEVLDIVEADAESDRFLPKAVWSVMALSSRHLVRSRRMTPSLRGEMRAGLRALLGRLPEREASAVLSRLDGPRRRVLAPLLRTVGIAA; from the coding sequence GTGCGCACACCGCTCGTCACCGTCATCCTGCCCGCGAAAGACGCAGGCGCCTACATCGGTACGACGCTCGAGACGCTGACACGGCAGTTCGACGACCCTGCCTCGCTCAAGCTCGTGGCGATCGACGACGGCTCGCGCGATGACACCGGCACGCTCATGAGGCGATACGCCGAGCGGTTCCCGCACGCCGAGGTCATCGTCAACCCTCGGCCGAAAGGGCTCGCGAGTGCCCGCAACCAGGGGCTCGAGCATGTCGAGGGCGACGCCTTCTGCTTCCTCGACGGAGACGACTGGATGCAGCCCCAGCGACTCTCGGTGCTGGCCCGGCGGCTGAACGAGCTGGGCTGCGACTTCCTCCGCACCGACCACGTCACGGTGAAGACCGGCGTGCGCACCCTCGTGCCGGCGCCGTACCCGTGGCGGGAGACCGTCGGTTCGCCCCGTGAGGCGATCCTGCCCGACGACGAGCCGACCATGGTCGACTACCCGTTCGCGTGGGCCGGGATCATGCACCGACGCCTGATCGACCAAGGGCTCGCGGGTTTCACACCGGGCCTCTTCACCGCCGAGGATCGGCCGTGGATCTGGCGGCTGCACCTGCAGGCCCGCTCGTTCGCGGTGGTCGACGCCCCGGCCCTGCTCTACCGCCGCGGGGTGTCGACATCGCTCACCCAGGTGCGCGACCGGCGACAGCTCGACTTCGTGCGCGCGATGGGCGAGGTGCTCGACATCGTCGAGGCGGATGCCGAGTCTGACCGGTTCCTGCCGAAGGCGGTGTGGAGCGTGATGGCGCTCTCGTCGCGCCACCTCGTGCGGTCGAGGAGGATGACCCCGTCGCTGCGCGGCGAGATGCGTGCCGGCCTGCGCGCATTGCTCGGTCGTCTGCCTGAACGAGAGGCATCGGCGGTGCTGTCGCGTCTCGACGGACCCCGGCGCCGCGTGCTGGCGCCGCTGCTGCGCACGGTCGGGATCGCCGCATGA